A genomic window from Myotis daubentonii chromosome 4, mMyoDau2.1, whole genome shotgun sequence includes:
- the LOC132232450 gene encoding small nuclear ribonucleoprotein E-like — MVCRGQGQKVQKVMVQPINLIFRHLQNRSRIQVWLYEQVNMQIEGCIIRFDEYMNLVLDDAEEIHSKTKSRKQLGRIMLKGGNITLLQCLHLEMS; from the coding sequence ATGGTGTGCCGGGGCCAGGGCCAAAAGGTGCAGAAGGTGATGGTGCAGCCCATCAACCTCATCTTCAGACACTTACAAAATAGATCTCGGATTCAGGTGTGGCTTTATGAGCAAGTGAATATGCAGATAGAAGGCTGTATCATTCGTTTTGATGAGTATATGAATCTCGTATTAGATGATGCAGAAGAGATTCATTCTAAAACAAAGTCAAGAAAACAGCTAGGTCGGATCATGCTGAAAGGAGGTAATATTACTCTGCTCCAGTGTCTCCACCTAGAAATGTCTTAA